The sequence below is a genomic window from Pseudomonadales bacterium.
AAACTGCGTTACTATCAGAGAAAAACTGGCACTTTTTAGATATGACTATTTTAACAAAGAGATTTTGATAAGGCCGCTTTTGATATAAATCTTTTTTATCAAGACCTCATTCTGTCTAACACTTTAACTTAATACATATAATAGCGCTAACACTTATTACATAATCTATCTTATTTGAAAATTTCTACTGTTCGCTGAGCCAATCAATCGCCTCGATGGCATAGTATGTGATAATCAAGCTTGCACCCGCCCGCTTAAAAGACAACAGCGTCTCTAAAACAATGGCTTGTTCGTCAATAACGCCAGCCGCTGCAGCAGCTTTCACCATCGCATACTCACCGCTCACATGATATACCGCTAATGGCTTACGGCTGTTGTCGGCTATAGATTTCACCACATCTAAATAAGCAAGCGCAGGCTTAACCATTAAAATATCAGCCCCTTCTTGCTCATCTTGCATTGACTCAGCAAGCGCTTCGGCTGCATTGGCAGGGTCCATTTGATAAGTTTCACGCGTGCCTTTGAACTCACTATCGACCGCGTCACGAAACGGACCATAAAAGCTTGAGGCAAACTTTGTCGAGTAGGACATAATAGGAATATGGCTAAAGCCTTGGCTATCAAGAGCGCTTCGAATAGCGGCAATCATGCCATCCATCATGCCGGATGGCGCAATCATATCGACACCCGCTTGTGCTGCAACCACCGCCTGCTGCTGCAGATTTTGTAGGGTCAAGTCATTATCGACATCTGCACCTGAGCAGTCCAAGACGCCACAGTGTCCATGGGTAGTGTATTCACAAAAGCAATTGTCGCTAATCACCACCATCTCAGGGCATGCAGCCTTAGCTGACTTAATCATTCTTGCCATTAAGCCATCATGATCCAGCGTATCTAAGCCTGCGTGATCTTTACATTGAGATACACCGAATAAAATTACCGCCTTAATGCCTTTGCTCCAAGCAAAGCTTACTTGCTCTGCTAACTCATGCTCAGGATAACGAAATACACCCGGCATCGAGCTCACCTCAAGTCGCTGCTGAAGCCCCTCTTCAACAAAGATAGGAAGAATGAAGTCGTCTACCTGCAAATGAGTTTCTCTAACTAGCTGGCGCAGTGCGGCACTTTTGCGTAAACGGCGAAAACGAAATCCATGACTATTCGGCATTGTGATAAACCATTGCTAAAAAATTGCCTCATCATAGCAGATTTATACCCTAAGCTAAGTGATTTCAAGCAATATCTGGCCATGCTAGCCAGATTATCAACCGCAAGCCTAGCAGCTATTGTTACATCTTTGATGGCTGTTTATGTTGGCAATGCCTGTCGACGGCGATTTTAAGCGGTCATCACCGCTGGTTTTTAACGCCTAGCGAATAAACTATTTTCTTGTATTTTCCGTATTTGATTTTTGTACTGCATTTCGTATAGCCTTAAGCAGACGATCCTCCCTTCTTTTACTAAATCTAAGGAAAGCATATGAGCGATGCAATCTATGCATTTAAAGCAACATCAATGAAAGGCATTGAAGAAGCCTTTGATCAATATAAAGGCAAGGTAATGTTAATTGTTAACACTGCCAGTAAGTGTGGTTTTACCCCACAATTTAAAGGGCTTGAAGAGCTTTACTTACGCTACAAAGATCAAGGCCTAGTTATTTTAGGCTTTCCTTGCAATCAATTTGGTAAACAAGACCCCGGCAGCAACGGAGAAATTCAAGAGTTTTGCCAATTAAATTATGGCGTCAGCTTTCCTATGTTTGAGAAAGTTGATGTTAATGGTGATAACTCACACCCGCTGTATAATTTTTTAAAACAAGAGGCTAAGGGCATTGCAGGCACTGAATCTATCAAGTGGAATTTCACCAAATTCTTAGTCAATAAAGACGGCGAGGTCATCAAGCGATTTGCACCTAAAGATTCGCCAAAGTCTCTTGAAAAAGCAATCACAGCGCTATTGTGACACCGTCTCTTCTGACACCATCTTCTAAATCAAATCGAATTGGCTCGCTGCCCCCTGATCAAAGGGTGTAGCAGCTAAAGGGCTGAGCTGCGATGGTAGCCTTGCACAAATTGCACGATGAACAGCATAGGCTAAGCGAGGCGCTTGTTGATTGTTCGCTGCATGTACGAATATAAAGGGGGTTTTCCCCTGCCCTAACCAT
It includes:
- the hemB gene encoding porphobilinogen synthase, which translates into the protein MPNSHGFRFRRLRKSAALRQLVRETHLQVDDFILPIFVEEGLQQRLEVSSMPGVFRYPEHELAEQVSFAWSKGIKAVILFGVSQCKDHAGLDTLDHDGLMARMIKSAKAACPEMVVISDNCFCEYTTHGHCGVLDCSGADVDNDLTLQNLQQQAVVAAQAGVDMIAPSGMMDGMIAAIRSALDSQGFSHIPIMSYSTKFASSFYGPFRDAVDSEFKGTRETYQMDPANAAEALAESMQDEQEGADILMVKPALAYLDVVKSIADNSRKPLAVYHVSGEYAMVKAAAAAGVIDEQAIVLETLLSFKRAGASLIITYYAIEAIDWLSEQ
- a CDS encoding glutathione peroxidase; this translates as MSDAIYAFKATSMKGIEEAFDQYKGKVMLIVNTASKCGFTPQFKGLEELYLRYKDQGLVILGFPCNQFGKQDPGSNGEIQEFCQLNYGVSFPMFEKVDVNGDNSHPLYNFLKQEAKGIAGTESIKWNFTKFLVNKDGEVIKRFAPKDSPKSLEKAITALL